CCTACGCCTTCGGCAGAAGCGGCGGCCAGGCGCTGCCCGCCCACGGGTTTTGCTTCTGGTGTGCGTCCTTCGTGATATGAGGTTTCGGCCCGGCGCGGTAATTGGCTAAAATGCCGCACTTTTCGTCGCCCCCACCGGAATCATCGTGAGCAAAGACCCCGACCGCCTTTTCGCCCAACCGCTGCCCCAGGTGCCGGATTTCGCCTTCAACGAGGACGTGGTGCGGGTGTTCCCGGACATGATCAAGCGCTCGGTGCCCGGTTATCCAGCGATCGTCGAGAACCTGGGTGTGCTCGCCGCTCAGTTCGCGCAGCCCCACAGCGTGCTGTATGACCTGGGCAGTTCGCTGGGCGCGGTCACTCAGGCACTGCGCCGCCATGTGCGCACGGACGACTGTCGGGTCATCGCTGTGGATAACTCAAGTGCGATGGTCGAGCGCTGCCGGGAATACCTCAACGCTCAAGACTCGATGTTTCAGGAGTTGCTGCCAGTAGAGGTGATCGAGGGCGACATTCTCGCGCTGGAGTTTCAGCCAGCCTCGGTGGTGGCGCTCAACTTCACGCTGCAATTTATCGCGCCCGATCAACGCCTGACATTGCTGACCCGTATTCATCAGGCGCTGCTGCCGGGCGGCGCGCTCATTCTTTCGGAAAAACTGCGTTTCGATGACGATCATGAGCACACGCTGTTGACCGACCT
The DNA window shown above is from Pseudomonas sp. BSw22131 and carries:
- the cmoA gene encoding carboxy-S-adenosyl-L-methionine synthase CmoA, encoding MSKDPDRLFAQPLPQVPDFAFNEDVVRVFPDMIKRSVPGYPAIVENLGVLAAQFAQPHSVLYDLGSSLGAVTQALRRHVRTDDCRVIAVDNSSAMVERCREYLNAQDSMFQELLPVEVIEGDILALEFQPASVVALNFTLQFIAPDQRLTLLTRIHQALLPGGALILSEKLRFDDDHEHTLLTDLHVAFKRANGYSELEIAQKRSAIENVMKPDSLQQHRERLLSAGFSKVVPWFQCLNFASLIALP